In Aedes albopictus strain Foshan chromosome 3, AalbF5, whole genome shotgun sequence, the following are encoded in one genomic region:
- the LOC109410626 gene encoding ornithine decarboxylase 1 has protein sequence MKFLTQNETELVQIVDGPINVPAIIDQLTNELPTEEPFYVMNIDDIVRKHQAWIEKMPRVVPHYAVKCNDTEVVCATLAALGASFDCASKGEIAKILALGVSPDRIIFANPMKPSSHLRYANANNVKTMTFDSEIELHKVRKFCPDAKLVLRIRCEAEKAQCPLGKKFGCDPVEEAPQLIKAARSLNLDVIGISFHVGSGCSDFPIYYKAISFARDLFDYAKQLGYEFNLLDIGGGFPGDHGTSIDEVSLIVNTALDKFFPDKSVRVISEPGRYYVASAFTLITNVQSKRTCLNPVTGTVDRMMYYLNDGVYASFNCILYDHQVPKLRLIGQQGGKTYKSTIWGPSCDALDQIAETIILPELQIDDWVVFDDMGAYTIPVASPFNGFPLPKVFCYVSKDTWDMMDNLTTLADESLCNSSTADLMINYENVVCA, from the exons ATGAAATTCCTCACTCAAAACGAAACCGAGCTGGTCCAGATCGTGGACGGCCCCATCAACGTGCCGGCCATCATCGACCAGCTCACCAACGAGCTGCCCACCGAGGAGCCCTTCTACGTGATGAACATCGACGACATCGTCCGCAAGCATCAGGCCTGGATCGAGAAGATGCCCAGAGTGGTTCCGCACTACGCCGTCAAGTGCAACGACACCGAAGTGGTCTGCGCCACGCTGGCCGCCCTCGGTGCCAGCTTCGACTGCGCATCCAAGGGCGAGATCGCCAAGATCCTTGCGCTGGGCGTCAGCCCCGATCGCATCATCTTCGCCAACCCGATGAAGCCGAGCTCGCATCTGCGCTACGCCAATGCCAACAACGTCAAGACCATGACCTTCGACAGCGAAATCGAGCTGCACAAGGTCCGAAAGTTCTGCCCGGACGCCAAGCTGGTGCTGCGCATCCGCTGCGAAGCCGAGAAGGCGCAATGTCCCCTGGGAAAGAAGTTCGGATGCGATCCCGTCGAGGAAGCTCCTCAGCTGATCAAGGCCGCCCGCAGTCTGAACCTGGACGTGATCGGCATCAGCTTCCACGTTGGATCCGGATGCTCCGACTTCCCGATCTACTACAAGGCAATCTCCTTCGCACGCGATCTCTTCGACTACGCTAAGCAACTGGGATACGAATTCAACCTGTTGGACATTGGCGGCGGCTTCCCCGGTGATCATGGAACCTCGATTGACGAAGTGTCACTGATCGTCAATACGGCTCTGGACAAATTCTTCCCCGACAAATCGGTGCGCGTAATCTCCGAGCCTGGCCGATACTACGTAGCATCGGCGTTCACCCTGATCACCAATGTGCAATCGAAACGCACCTGCCTTAACCCCGTCACCGGTACCGTCGATCGTATGATGTACTATCTGAACGACGGAGTCTACGCCTCGTTCAACTGCATCCTCTACGACCATCAGGTTCCAAAGCTCCGTCTGATCGGGCAACAAGGCGGCAAGACCTACAAATCCACCATCTGGGGACCGTCGTGCGATGCACTGGATCAAATCGCTGAAACCATCATCCTGCCGGAACTTCAGATCGATGACTGGGTTGTCTTTGACGACATGGGTGCCTACACTATTCCGGTTGCAAGTCCATTCAATGGTTTCCCATTGCCCAAGGTGTTCTGCTACGTTAGCAAGGACACATG GGACATGATGGATAACCTGACCACGCTCGCCGACGAAAGCCTCTGCAACAGCTCCACTGCCGATCTGATGATCAACTATGAAAATGTAGTTTGCGCATGA